CAAGCCCATTAATGTTTTGCATAAACGACAAAATCCTATTGAAATTAGAAACAGTTTTTCGCCGCAGTATAACAGTAAGTCAAATACAAGCATTCCTTTGTTGATCTAAGTTGTACTTTCTAAGTAATAGATGTGCTATATACATGTATACAAAccgtattttgttttttcatttaattgaaatgtcatGGAAGACGAAAGTAGAGGGAGAAATCTTCATATATTGCATTGTAATCCATATAAATTAATGCTGCACTGTGTCTTTTTGAATACTAACATTAATAGGATAATAATACCATATTTGAGATGGTATCTGTAGTATGTATAGATCATTTGAAATAGAGTGGGTAAATAGGACGTggttaattaaaaagaatcTTAAGGAAAAGATATAAGTCAACGTTGATTTGTAGATGGGTTTGAATCTCAGTCATGAGTGATAGATGTATGCAGGCAGTGCACCACCaaattttagcatattttaaaaattctacTCTAGTTTGAAGACCCCACAAATCGAATAACATATTCGCAATTTGCTTTTTAGGCTATGGACGAGAAAGGTGTGACAGCTTGCCAACGCGAAATCGGACGCTGAGCGAATGCAGCAATCAAACCTATAGCGCATTAAAGCACGGCCATCGATGCAACACAATATCGGGTTCCCGGCCACATGCAGCACAAAGACACAGTGATAGCCCTCCAATGACTACACCAATGAAATGCTCGGAAAGTGAAGAATCCTCAGTTAGCATTGATGAAGCTGACGATAAAGACATGTTTGACCCGTATCGAATAAAGTAAGTTCGCTagtgctttaaaaataaatatatattaaattctcGTCAATATTTTCTTGCAGTTCAAGGAGTTCAAAGGGCATCATACCAGAGGAAAATCTTGACGACGACTTGGTTGTTGTCGACAATAGCAAAATGTCACGAATCAATGGTAGTGTCCAATGTCAAGGTAATATTGAggaaaatgcttttaattcaCATTCTTTTTGTCATTCATAGAAAACTTTGAAAACTATATTTCTATGACCCCAATCAAAACGACGTATGAAAACATCAATGCCAATCATGTGAACCATTGCATAGGATCAAACGCCATGATTGGTGTTGCCGACGAAGACTTGAATTTCGCTTTTCCCGAGCACTCTCCCGAGAAGCTGGCAAAAGACGCGGAAGTGGACAACCAGTAAGTTTCTTGATAGTCCTGGCAATTATTCAATGAATGGCcttaactaaattttaatttttttaggTATGAACGTCCAATGCGTGCGTATTCGATTGGCAATAAAGTGGAGCATACGAAGTTGAACAAGGTTTTAGGCAACCTGAATGAAGTGGATAATAGCTCAACGCGAGTTCGAGCTTATTCGGTTGGATCAAAGTCAAAAATACCTCGTTGTGATATTCAGCGAGGTGTTCTCTTTTCCAAAGGCAAAAAGGGACATAAGGGCAGTCATTTTAATGTATCTGTCGATATGCAGGCATACAACGATGTTGGATTCAACACACCAAGAGAAATTAAGTCAACAAGCGCTCCTCTATTGAATccaaaacaatatattaaCACGGATCGAATGAGTGATTTAATGGAAATCGATTTCTCCAATCCAGTCAGCACACCTTCCTCCAACACATTGTTGTCGCAACCGCAAAAGTCCTCTAcaaaaaatttccaaatagCAAATCTAactcaaacaacaaatattccTCCTAATCCTTATTCAATGTCCTCTGGAAATATCAAACAAATGGAATTGCAAAGGCAAGAAGAGCCAGCATATCCTACCTTACCCTATCCAACCCCAACAAAGTGTGCGGAGACTCCTACTGATAATGGATATTTGGAAATGAAGCCTGTTGGCATAACACCCTCAAATTCCAAACCTAACAACTATTGTCTTGAGGATCAGATATTAAGGTTGAGGCTGCAAAACTCTTCCGCCATGCCAGTACCCTCGAGCAAGCCAATGGACACTTTGAATTCGAATGAAAAGAGTCCCACTCAAGGTTCAACAAGTCCTCTCAAAAACAACATTCGATCATTTATGATGGATAGAAAGATAGAGAATAGGCCACCAGATACTAGTACAGAATTATCAAAACCTGCACATTTGTCGCCGACTAATGAAAAGTTCAAGAGTCCGCAGCAtccacatcagcagcagccgcaacagcaacaacaacagatcgatgaaaataccaaattggAAAACAAATGTGAGAATACAATATCAAATTTTGCTGCCACAGTCGGAAGAAAGTTGATACATTCAATAAGTAACGAGGACTATTCAAAAAACATGAATAAACCACAAGAGGCGGGTGACAGTAAAGATGTTGGGTACCAAATACTACAGATCAAAAGTGATAGTTCCCTAatttcaaaaaagaaaaatcaaaggCCAATATATAAGCCACAATGTGGTCGACAGTTTCTACTCGAGGGTGTCAATAGTGCAGATGAAAAGGTTCTGAAGCCAATTGCGCACCCCCCAAATGCACCTTcgttaaacaacaaattgatagCGGCGACAGATTTAAAGGAATCCAAGGCGGAGCctcttttaaataaagatgAGAATGAATCAGCAACGTCCACAGGACCCTGCGAGCAGCATGCATTGTATTACGCAAGTTTAGATCTTCCTCAGAGCAGCGGACAAATCACTTCAAAATGTCTTAAAAACAACGCATCGTGTGAATCTCCGCCAGTAGCAGTTTCCTTTGATAATCGAAACtcatatgcaaaaattgattttgacCAATCTGATTCATCGTCTGCTTCATCAAAAATTTTTAACGTTTAAAATgtatcataaatatattacttttttcttaaaaacagaaattgcagacttgttttcattaaagaattgtacaaaaatacataacatTTAGTTTTAAACATATTGTTTCAGTGCGCTCAACTTAAAAACTGGTTGGATTAAAAATAACACTAAAGGCTACACCATAAGTTTTACAAAgatgttttaatatttgaaagttACCGCTTATAAATATCGATTTAAAATCGAAGTCGCATATACTGGCATAGCCGAAGGTGTGACCATTTTGAAAATACCtaaatatgtaaaaacaaatatttttcctAATTCAATCTCAGGTCACACTGTTCACAATAGtaaaaaacatttgttgtGAAAGATGAAATCTACAAAATTGAAACGAAATTTTTGGCTCACTGCCGAAATAGAATGCATGCTAAATCTAATTAAAGAGGTAAAATTGGAACAAGGATCCGCTCCGAGTACCACGACGCATCACACCTTCACTCAGATTGctagcaaaatgaaaaaacatgGATTTCCCAACAAGTCACCGACGCAAGTGCGTCGAAAATGGTTTCAGATGAAGTCCGCATATCTTTGCTATAAAAAGGGGAACGTAGATCGCTTATTTTTAATACCGGAGAAGTTTCGCAATGTAATAGCACAGTTTGTTGAAAATGGTAGTAAAATGGTATCTAGCCCTCAACAGCAACCTGCTGAGCGAAAAGTGAAGCCAAAAGGTAAACAATACTGATATCCGttagattaaataaataattataattgttctTTTCAGTTGCAGTGCCTGTGTCAGCTGTGGATACATTTATGGCGCAGATAAAGCAGAACAATAAACTATTGAATGCCGAGTTCAACAAATTGGAAGAGACACTCTTGAATTATGAACAACGGTGTCAAAGTATGCGagattacaatattattaaatatatcaataattacTAGATTTCTGAATAGTATGAACAACGGTGTCAAAGTATGCGagattacaatattattaaatatatcaataattacTAGATTTCTGAATAGTATGAAGAAATAGgtatttaacttattttataattgattaGTATAAtagttataaaaatactttagttAAAAGTGCAATAGCTTTTTTATACTCAACGCTTtccatatattattaaaacatacatattaaggagttttaaatgttttgaataaaaacaaaaacagctgcactctagttttgttttggtttgtgACTTTTGATAACAAAAATAGAGCCAGCTCAATGAACTTTGCACCGAATTCTGAACCATGGTTTTACAGAAATATGctgtttattacatttttaaaaataataacatttataaaatggAGTTTTTACGACAATTGTAAATAATCGTTTTAATTAAGAATGTgtaataaagtatatatattatataaaacagTATTTCTTTGCCCCGCTCAATTCAAAGGGAACTTCTCGATAACACATAAACCAAACAAATTATCGAGACGACGCGATAACAGGCTACTTCGTCGATAGCTGTTGGAGCGATTGCAGTTGTTTACTAATTGGCGCCAATTCGACTTCGAATGTCCTACATTCGAATTAGTTATTGATTTTTAACCTGCTGACATAATTGCAGTGAGAGAGTTGAGTTTATTTATCGTGACTAAAGTGTCTATCTTAACCCCGGAGTGACTTGAAAAACGTACAAAATTGCACACTTACTGGAAAATCCGTTGCACCACCAACCACCGCTATCGGGTGGCACAGCGGATCGACTTGGCGTAGAATTCGATTTCTACAACGTGGCCTCCAGCAAAGTACACCCGAGTCCGGGGGCAGCGCGCAGTGTCTGGGCGCTGCCCCTGACGGCCTCCTCATCATGCAATATGGAGGAAGATGGACACGCGCATGGAGACATCGATATCGACATTGATCATCATCGACCCCATTCACCAACTGGCGCCAATGGTGGCGCCTCCAATGGTGATGGCAGCGAGCACGACAGCAATATGCTTCTGTTCGAGGGCTTAGATGGGGCCACCGTTAACCTCGATGACATCTTCGATATCATCAAGAGCGGCGAGGTCAGCGAAGTGGAGAATCTGGTGGAGAAGTTTGGCATGGAATGTTTGTCGGCTCGGGATAGACACGGCTATACGCCTGCCCATTGGATTGCGCTCAATGGCAACGTGCAACTGATGCGTTATCTCATTGAACGCTCCGCTCCCATTGATCTCCCCTGCCTGGGCACCCAGGGACCGCGGCCCATCCACTGGGCGTGCCGCAAGGGACACGCTTCCGTTGTGCAGGTGCTGCTGCAGGCGGGAGTCGCCGTCAACGCGGCGGACTTCAAGGGACTGACACCGCTGCACTTGGCCTGTATGTATGGACGCACTGCAACGGCCGCCTATCTGCTGGGCATGGGTGCCTTGAACAATCTGACGGACATCAATGGTGACACGGCGCTGCATTGGGCTGCGTACAAGGGTCATGGCGATCTGATGCGTCTGCTCATGTACTCTGGCGTGGAGCTGCAGAAGACGGATAACTTTGGCTCGACGCCGCTGCATCTCGCTTGTCTCTCCGGGAATATAAATTGTGTGAGGCTGCTGTGCGAGAAATCGCAGCTTGATCTGGAGCCGCGTGACAAGAATGGCAAGACACCCATTATGTTGGCTCAGGCACATCAGCATCAGGATGTGGTACGTCTGCTGTACGGCGAAGTGAAAAAGAAGTCACGCTGGATGCCCTCCGT
This window of the Drosophila albomicans strain 15112-1751.03 chromosome 2L, ASM965048v2, whole genome shotgun sequence genome carries:
- the LOC117563807 gene encoding uncharacterized protein LOC117563807 — encoded protein: KTYKIAHLLENPLHHQPPLSGGTADRLGVEFDFYNVASSKVHPSPGAARSVWALPLTASSSCNMEEDGHAHGDIDIDIDHHRPHSPTGANGGASNGDGSEHDSNMLLFEGLDGATVNLDDIFDIIKSGEVSEVENLVEKFGMECLSARDRHGYTPAHWIALNGNVQLMRYLIERSAPIDLPCLGTQGPRPIHWACRKGHASVVQVLLQAGVAVNAADFKGLTPLHLACMYGRTATAAYLLGMGALNNLTDINGDTALHWAAYKGHGDLMRLLMYSGVELQKTDNFGSTPLHLACLSGNINCVRLLCEKSQLDLEPRDKNGKTPIMLAQAHQHQDVVRLLYGEVKKKSRWMPSVSESWGWLFGGAGDSKGPLFLFLFSVLLWGYPMYMIRAIPITWNILRRSHYCFIYWNVVMWVSWAIANRRDPGYIPLSSDAYYRAIKQIPYFDKLKKRNVMLTRLCHSCRCLRPLRAKHCRVCNRCVSYFDHHCPFIYNCVGLRNRMWFFLFVLSVAVNCSFTIYFACYCVMIEGFTLLYVLGLIEAVVFCGLGWILTCTSILHACMNLTTNEMFNYKRYPYLRDKRGRYQNPFSRGPILNLLEFFVCLPDRGDDTDLLLEDNI
- the LOC117564472 gene encoding insulin receptor substrate 1 isoform X1 is translated as MMASMSDNGLVLSGYQKKLKTMKKKFFVLYKDTTNNAARLEYYDTEKKFIQCAEPKRVIYLKSCFNINRRTDTKHQFVLGLSLKEGGFGIVLNSENDLKKWLDNLLSIQRDHAFRSDQAFIPYEYVWQVVVQRKGMSESARITGSYHCCLKATSLTFKCMGSEKLPNGEDRLDNAEILLTTIRRCGHASPQCIFFMELGRQSALGSGELWMETEDATIAKKMHDTILQAMSAKTESNMNLLNVYKGKTDLSNEPMRKRSSSATEASKPINVLHKRQNPIEIRNSFSPQYNSYGRERCDSLPTRNRTLSECSNQTYSALKHGHRCNTISGSRPHAAQRHSDSPPMTTPMKCSESEESSVSIDEADDKDMFDPYRINSRSSKGIIPEENLDDDLVVVDNSKMSRINENFENYISMTPIKTTYENINANHVNHCIGSNAMIGVADEDLNFAFPEHSPEKLAKDAEVDNQYERPMRAYSIGNKVEHTKLNKVLGNLNEVDNSSTRVRAYSVGSKSKIPRCDIQRGVLFSKGKKGHKGSHFNVSVDMQAYNDVGFNTPREIKSTSAPLLNPKQYINTDRMSDLMEIDFSNPVSTPSSNTLLSQPQKSSTKNFQIANLTQTTNIPPNPYSMSSGNIKQMELQRQEEPAYPTLPYPTPTKCAETPTDNGYLEMKPVGITPSNSKPNNYCLEDQILRLRLQNSSAMPVPSSKPMDTLNSNEKSPTQGSTSPLKNNIRSFMMDRKIENRPPDTSTELSKPAHLSPTNEKFKSPQHPHQQQPQQQQQQIDENTKLENKCENTISNFAATVGRKLIHSISNEDYSKNMNKPQEAGDSKDVGYQILQIKSDSSLISKKKNQRPIYKPQCGRQFLLEGVNSADEKVLKPIAHPPNAPSLNNKLIAATDLKESKAEPLLNKDENESATSTGPCEQHALYYASLDLPQSSGQITSKCLKNNASCESPPVAVSFDNRNSYAKIDFDQSDSSSASSKIFNV
- the LOC117564472 gene encoding insulin receptor substrate 1 isoform X2, translated to MMASMSDNGLVLSGYQKKLKTMKKKFFVLYKDTTNNAARLEYYDTEKKFIQCAEPKRVIYLKSCFNINRRTDTKHQFVLGLSLKEGGFGIVLNSENDLKKWLDNLLSIQRDHAFRSDQAFIPYEYVWQVVVQRKGMSESARITGSYHCCLKATSLTFKCMGSEKLPNGEDRLDNAEILLTTIRRCGHASPQCIFFMELGRQSALGSGELWMETEDATIAKKMHDTILQAMSAKTESNMNLLNVYKGKTDLSNEPMRKRSSSATEASKPINVLHKRQNPIEIRNSFSPQYNSYGRERCDSLPTRNRTLSECSNQTYSALKHGHRCNTISGSRPHAAQRHSDSPPMTTPMKCSESEESSVSIDEADDKDMFDPYRINSRSSKGIIPEENLDDDLVVVDNSKMSRINGSVQCQGSNAMIGVADEDLNFAFPEHSPEKLAKDAEVDNQYERPMRAYSIGNKVEHTKLNKVLGNLNEVDNSSTRVRAYSVGSKSKIPRCDIQRGVLFSKGKKGHKGSHFNVSVDMQAYNDVGFNTPREIKSTSAPLLNPKQYINTDRMSDLMEIDFSNPVSTPSSNTLLSQPQKSSTKNFQIANLTQTTNIPPNPYSMSSGNIKQMELQRQEEPAYPTLPYPTPTKCAETPTDNGYLEMKPVGITPSNSKPNNYCLEDQILRLRLQNSSAMPVPSSKPMDTLNSNEKSPTQGSTSPLKNNIRSFMMDRKIENRPPDTSTELSKPAHLSPTNEKFKSPQHPHQQQPQQQQQQIDENTKLENKCENTISNFAATVGRKLIHSISNEDYSKNMNKPQEAGDSKDVGYQILQIKSDSSLISKKKNQRPIYKPQCGRQFLLEGVNSADEKVLKPIAHPPNAPSLNNKLIAATDLKESKAEPLLNKDENESATSTGPCEQHALYYASLDLPQSSGQITSKCLKNNASCESPPVAVSFDNRNSYAKIDFDQSDSSSASSKIFNV
- the LOC117564473 gene encoding uncharacterized protein LOC117564473; the protein is MKSTKLKRNFWLTAEIECMLNLIKEVKLEQGSAPSTTTHHTFTQIASKMKKHGFPNKSPTQVRRKWFQMKSAYLCYKKGNVDRLFLIPEKFRNVIAQFVENGSKMVSSPQQQPAERKVKPKVAVPVSAVDTFMAQIKQNNKLLNAEFNKLEETLLNYEQRCQSMRDYNIIKYINNY